The uncultured Trichococcus sp. DNA segment CGTCGATTTCAGCGTCAGCATGATCGGCAAGGTGATGGGCCGGACCTTTTCTAAGACCGACAACCTCATCCTCTTGGCCGGTGCAGGGTTGGCGCTCGGATTCATCATCTCGATTGCCGAGCCCGATCTGCACATTTTGGCGGGGCAGGTTGAAAGGGTTGCAGCCGGTGCGGTAACAAAATGGGAAATTATCCTCGTCGTGTCGCTCGGCATCGCCGCCATGCTTGCACTCGGATTGATCCGGATCATCAATAAAATTACCCTGCACAAAATGCTGGCGATGCTTTATGCCATAGTCCTCCTGCTCGCCTGGACCGCCTCGGCTGATTTCCTGGCGATCGCCTTCGATGCATCGGGCGCGACGACCGGCGCCATGACGGTCCCGTTCATCATGTCGCTGGCGCTCGGCGTCACCTTGCTGCGAAAGAACACCCTGGCTTCCAATGAAGAAGGCTTCGGCCTGATCGGCATCGTATCGGTCGGCCCGATCATCGCGGTTCTGTTGCTGGACCTGTTCAGGGATGACCAGCCCGCTGCAGCACAAATCCAAACCACCACGCCGACCACGCAAAATCTTTTGGGACCGTTCCTGGACAAAGTACCCATCATAGCCGAAGAAGTGCTGCTGGCGTTGTTGCCCATCTTCCTCATTTTCCTGCTACTGCAGCGCGTTTCCTTCCGCCTGTCCCGCAAAAATGTCTCGTGGATCATCTACGGCCTGCTGTTGACCTACCTCGGCCTATTCCTGTTCCTCCTCGGCGCGCAGGGCGGCTTCATGGATGTGGGGAGGACGATCGGATTCCGCGTCGCCTCTTTGGAAAATAAACGGTATTTGCTTATGATCAGCTTTGCGCTTGGGTTCGTCACCGTCTTGGCAGAACCGGCAGTCCATGTCCTGACGCACCAAATCGAGGACATCACGAACGGCGCCGTCAAGAGGAACGCTGTCAAAACCGTTCTGTCCTTGGGAATCGGCACGGCCGTCGCCTTGGCGATGCTGCGGATCGTATTCCCTCAAATCCAGCTATGGCACTACCTGCTGCCCGGCTATCTCATCGCGCTGACACTGACTTTCTTCGTACCGAAAATGTTCGTCGGCATCGCCTTCGATTCCGGCGGCGTCGCATCCGGACCGATGACAGCGACCTTCATCCTCTCCTTCGTCCAAGGCGCCGCCAGCGCGATGGACGGAAACAACCTTGTCTCCGAAAGCTTCGGCATGATCGCCCTCGTAGCGATGACCCCGATCATCGCCGTGCAGGTGTTGGGGCTTGTGTACAAAATACGGGCTGATGGAAACAATGGAGACGGAATTCAATGTAATCCTGAAAAAGAATAGCGGAGAATACCGAAGAGCCGACGCCCGCGCGATGTGTCGACTGAACGGAAAGCGGTGGATGCTGAACAGCCGACGCCAGTAAGATATGTTGACTGAATGAGGACTGAAGAATGCCGAACAGTCGACAAGAAGAAAAATCGTCGACTAAACGAAGGGAACAGGAAAACAAATAGCCGAGAGAGCATGTATGTCAGGCTAACGCCCTTCGAAAGCACAAAGCACCCTAGAACAACATATATGCTCTACAAATAAACTCAAACCAGGCAGCTGCCTCTCCAATGATGGATGAGGGAGCTGCCTGGTTTGTTAAGCACTCTCTATTTTTGTTTCCGGTATTGTTCCGGCGTCAAATCCGTGAATTTTTTGAAAACTCTGTAAAAATACTTCTCATTGTCGTATCCGACCAACTTCGAAATCGTCGCAGCGCGTCGGTCGGTCGTTTGCAGCAGCGTTTTAGCGGCATCGATCCGCAGGCCGTTCAGGTAGTCAACGTATTTCATCCCGGTTTTTTCTTTGAACAAGGTCGACAGATAGGAACTGTTGATGAAGAAAATATCCGACAGGAAATCCAACGTGATAGGATCGGCATAATGAATATCCAGATAATCCTTGACGTTTGCGATGATATCCTGGGAAGAATACAAGTGTTCATAGGACATCGACTTGGCGATGTTCCCCAAAAAATCCAGGAAATAAGTGCTGATGTCCATAAAAGTGAAGAGCCGCTCCATCACTTCCTGATGAATTTCCGGATAGGTGTAATTCGATTGCATGCGGTAGTAATCATCGAGGAACTGCTTCGATTTTTCGATCATCGACAGACCGATGTCCTTTAGATCGAAAAGAGTCGCGCCTTCACTGAAATAGGCTGTTTCAAAATACCCGCGTAATTTTTCCTTCAGCACGTTTTCCTTGCCGGTCTCCAGGTAATACATCAGTTCAGCGATATGCGCGAAGGTGTACTTTTCGTTTCTGACTGTACTGTCATAATAAAAAATTGCGGGTTGGCTGGTGCTTTTCCGGGAATTCAACGCATCGATACAATTTTGATAATAGGAGCTGATTGCGGCAGCATCCTTCATAGGGCTGCTTATGCCCAACAACACGCTCTCAGGCAGGCTTTCTAATAGATCCATTGTTTTTGATTTTTCGACAATCGAAAAGCGGGTCTGCGCATATTTAGGGATAGGCTCCGAGAAAATCCCGGATTGATCCAGCAACTCCAAGGAAGTTTTCGGCTCGCGGCAGACGGAAAGGACCAGATAGTATTGGTTCGGGACAGGGATCAACTTATGCAGAGCCTTCATGCCCAGTTCCGTCTGATGGCCGATGATCGTGCTGATGATCACTTCGTTCTCGTTGCTTTTCTGGGATTTCTTGTTTTCCAGAATCGCGAGGACATCCAGCAGGGACTTTTGGATATCCTCGCGGCTGAATGGCTTCAGGATGTAGTTGATGGCGTTGGCCTGGATCGCTTTTTGAAGATAGGAAAAATTCTGATAGCCGCTGATGACGATGATCGGCATCTCCGGGAACTGTTTCTTCAGATAATCAAGAAACTGGACGCCATCAAACTCCGGCATGTCCATATCTGTGATGATAAAATCGACAGGATTCGTTTCCAGATAGGTGAGGGCCTCCTTGCCGTTGCCCGCTTCAAAAGCGCACTGGATACCCAGACCCAATTTTTCGATTTTCTTCAAAGTTCCTTTTCTG contains these protein-coding regions:
- a CDS encoding DUF1538 domain-containing protein, which encodes MHQNRSFRLFPHCLFGYNGSKITTLNAKPRKAVPPMKLFLSKIREVLHAVLPIVAIVLLLHATLTPLTALQLQRFLMGAFLIIAGLSIFLHGVDFSVSMIGKVMGRTFSKTDNLILLAGAGLALGFIISIAEPDLHILAGQVERVAAGAVTKWEIILVVSLGIAAMLALGLIRIINKITLHKMLAMLYAIVLLLAWTASADFLAIAFDASGATTGAMTVPFIMSLALGVTLLRKNTLASNEEGFGLIGIVSVGPIIAVLLLDLFRDDQPAAAQIQTTTPTTQNLLGPFLDKVPIIAEEVLLALLPIFLIFLLLQRVSFRLSRKNVSWIIYGLLLTYLGLFLFLLGAQGGFMDVGRTIGFRVASLENKRYLLMISFALGFVTVLAEPAVHVLTHQIEDITNGAVKRNAVKTVLSLGIGTAVALAMLRIVFPQIQLWHYLLPGYLIALTLTFFVPKMFVGIAFDSGGVASGPMTATFILSFVQGAASAMDGNNLVSESFGMIALVAMTPIIAVQVLGLVYKIRADGNNGDGIQCNPEKE
- a CDS encoding response regulator; this encodes MYQFLIADDEILIRKGTLKKIEKLGLGIQCAFEAGNGKEALTYLETNPVDFIITDMDMPEFDGVQFLDYLKKQFPEMPIIVISGYQNFSYLQKAIQANAINYILKPFSREDIQKSLLDVLAILENKKSQKSNENEVIISTIIGHQTELGMKALHKLIPVPNQYYLVLSVCREPKTSLELLDQSGIFSEPIPKYAQTRFSIVEKSKTMDLLESLPESVLLGISSPMKDAAAISSYYQNCIDALNSRKSTSQPAIFYYDSTVRNEKYTFAHIAELMYYLETGKENVLKEKLRGYFETAYFSEGATLFDLKDIGLSMIEKSKQFLDDYYRMQSNYTYPEIHQEVMERLFTFMDISTYFLDFLGNIAKSMSYEHLYSSQDIIANVKDYLDIHYADPITLDFLSDIFFINSSYLSTLFKEKTGMKYVDYLNGLRIDAAKTLLQTTDRRAATISKLVGYDNEKYFYRVFKKFTDLTPEQYRKQK